The following nucleotide sequence is from Acidovorax radicis.
AGGCCGAGGGCGGGCGAGTCACCCAATTGGCGCGTGCGGTGGGCCTCACGCAGGGCACCACGCACCGTTTGCTGCAATCGCTGGTGGCAGAGGGCATGGTCGAGCAGGACGAGCGCAGCAAGCTCTACCGCCTGAGCATGGACTTCTTCGCCCTGGCGGCGAAGGCAGGCAACCCGGGCGACCTGCGCAGCCTGTGCCGCCCCGCGCTGCTGCGCCTGTGCGCCAGCCTGGGCGACAGCATCTTTCTATTGGTGCGCAGCGGCTTCGACGCCGTGTGCCTGGACCGCAGCGAAGGCCCGTTCCCCATCCGCTCCTTCACCGGCGACATTGGCGGCCGCGTGGCCCTGGGCGTGGGGCAGGGCGCGCTGGCCATCCTGGCGTTTTTGCCCGAGGCCGAGCGCGAAGAGGTCATCCGCTTCAACCTGTCCCGCGTGCGCGAGTACGGTGTGTTTGATGAGGTGTACCTGCGCACCGAAATCGAGCGCGTGCGCCAGCTGGGCTACGCGGGCCGCAACACCGGCTTGCTCGAAGGCATGGCTGGTGTGGCCGTGCCCATCCTTGACCGCGAAGGCCGTGCCGTGGCGGCGCTGAGCGTGGGCACCATCTCCGCGCGGCTCAACGACGACCGCCTGCCGACGGTGGTGGAGTTGCTCAAGCGCGAGGCGGCGGCGATCGGGCCGAAGATCAATCCGTTTGATGCGACGCTGCGGCGGCCTGCGCAAAGCCTGGGGGGTTCGACGGCGGAGCAGCGGGTTGTGCCTGGCGCAGACCGGGGGGGTGTTTCAGATCCCCTGGGTTGAGGGGCTGGCGTGGCGAAGTGAGATTCACGCGTGGCCCGCACCATCCGCACCATCTGTAAGTCCTGGTCGCAGGCCCTTGCTGCACCCGTGTGGCGCACAAAGTACGTTTGCGAGCGCAAGGGTGGGCCACACCGCTATAGTCCGCGCTCCCCCTGGCGGGTTGTGTGCCGATGACGTGCGCTGAGATGATCGACCCGCCGCTTCTTCAAGCAAAAGAACGAACACCATGGGCCTCCAGCAAACCACCCCCGACTACCTCTACCAATGCCGCGCCGCACAGCGTGCCGAGCAAGAGCAATCCCTGGCCAGCACCGACAACTGGGCCCATGTGGACAAGCCCCAGGTACATGCCGACTTTGATGCCTTCTACCAAGAGCTGGCGCCGCTGATCGATGCCCATGCCCCCGAGTCCGAGGCGATCCAGGCCCTGATGGAAAAACACTTTGCCATCGTTGCGCGGTTCTATGTGCCATCGCGCGATGCTTATGTGGGCACCGTGCTGTTCTATGCCGACAACACCGACATGAAGGCGTTTCACAATGCCTACCACCCACGCATGGTGGAGTTTTTGGGCGACGCTGCGTACACCTACGCGCTGCAGAACCTGCAGTAACGCTCTTTGGCTGCCCATGCAAACACACACCCCCCCCGTGCGGCCCCTCACCAGCGGCGCCCTTGAACCTCTTCCGGCTGTGTGCGGCGCACTGGCCGAAGCGCTGAGTGACGACGCGTTCTACCAGGCCGTCACCATCGACCACGCAGCCGACCCCGCCCTGCGCCACCGCGTGCTGGCCCACTACTTCGTGCTGGCGCTGGACGAAGCCCGAGCTGTGGGCGAAGTGCATTGGGCCGGTGATGACGGTGCTGCCCTGTGGCTCACCCCTGAGGCCCCGGCCAGCCACCGCGCCCTGCACGGCGAGCGCCGCACCCAGGCGCTGTCGCGCCTGCTCGGCCCCATCGGGTTCGGCCACTACCAGCACATCGGCGCCGCCATGGAGGCGCAGGTGCCCGCCGTCCTGCACGACGCGTGGTACCTCTCCATCCTGGGCGTGCGCCCCGCAGCACAGGGCCAGGGGCTGGCGCAGCGGCTGCTGCAGCCAACGCTGGCACGCGCAGACCAGGCGCGCGCCACCTGTTACCTGGAAACCTTCAACCCGCTCAGCCTGCCGTTCTACCAGCGCCTGGGGTTTGCGCGCGTGGTCGAATGTGTGGAGCCCGTCTCTGCCCGCCCTTACTGGCTGATGGTGCGCGAGGCCGCGCAGCGACAGCCCTGAAGCCTGCCCGCCTGCGGTCAGAACACCGCCAATGCCCTGGCCACCTGGGCGTGCGCATCGGTGTCGATGGTGCAGTTGTGGGCCACCACCACCCGTGCAAACGGCCAGCGCAGCACACGCTCCGCACTGCGGGCTGCTGCAGCCCGGTCACGCACCAGCGCGCGCACCGTGAGCGGCACGGCCAGCCGGCTTCGCACCCCCGTCAGCGTGGCATAGGCCCGCGTGGGCCAGGGCAGATCGCCCGCCATCCACTGCAGCAGGTCCGTCACGACGAGCGTGGCCGACGGCCGGTGAAACCACACCGACTCATTGCCCGCCGGAATGCCCTCGAAGGCAAAGTGCTCCAGGTCCGGTAGCCACTTGTGAACCGCCCCGCGTTTTGAGGAGGCTCTTTTCTCTGAGAGGATTGAGCCATGAGCAAGAAGTCGAACCAGTTTTCACCTGAGGTCCGCGAGCGCGCTGTTCGCATGGTGCGTGAGCACCGAGGCGAGTACCCCTCGCTGTGGGCTGCCATTGAATCCATCGCCCCCAAGATTGGCTGCGTGCCGCAGACCTTGCACGAGTGGGTCAAGCGTGCCGAGGTCGATTCCGGCGTGCGTGAGGGCATCACCACCTCCGAGCGTGAACGGATGAAGGTGCTGGAGCGCGAGGTCAAAGAACTGCGCAAAGCCAACGAGATCTTGAAGCTGGCCAGCGCGTTTTTCGCCCAGGCGGAACTCGACCGCCGTCTGAAGCCCTGAAGGGCTTCATCGATCAGCATCGACAGGCCTACGGGGTCGAGTCGATCTGCAAGGTGCTGCAGATCGCCCCGTCAGGCTATTGGCGTCATGCCGCCCGTCAACGCAATCCACGGCTGCGCTGTCCGCGCGCCCAACGTGATGACACCCTGGTGCCGCATATTGAGCGCGTCTGGCAGGCCAACATGCGGGTCTATGGCGCCGACAAGATCTGGAAACAGATGAACCGCGAAGGGCTGTCCATTGCCCGCTGCACGGTCGAGCGCTTGATGAAGCGCCTGGGATTGCAGGGCGTGCGCCGTGGCAAGGTGGTTCGCACCACCATCAGCGACATGAAAGCACCGTGCCCGCTGGATCGGGTCAACAGACAGTTCAAGGCCGAGCGGCCCAACCAGCTGTGGGTCTCGGACTTCACGTACGTCTCAACCTGGCAGGGGTGGCTGTACGTGGCCTTCGTGATCGACGTATACGCCAGGCGCATTGTGGGGTGGAGGGTCAGCACCTCCATGCAAACGGAATTCGTTCTGGATGCCCTGGAGCAGGCCCTGTATGCCAGGCAACCCGAGCGTGATGGCGCATTGATTCATCACTCCGACAGGGGGTCGCAATACGTCAGCATCCGCTACAGCGAACGGCTGTCAGAGGCAGGCATCGAGCCCTCGGTGGGCAGCAAGGGCGACAGCTATGACAACGCTTTGGCTGAGACGATCAACGGTCTGTACAAGGCCGAGGTGATTCATCGACGGTCCTGGCCAACTCGTGAATCGGTAGAGCTGGCAACGCTGGAATGGGTGTCTTGGTTCAACCATCACAGGCTGCTCGGACCCATCGGATACATACCGCCGGCAGAGGCTGAGGCAAACTACTACCGGCAACTCGCCAGTCAGTCCTCCATGGTGGCGGCCTGACTTAAACCAACCGGCCTCCACGAAACCCGGGGCGGTTCATCATGTGGCGCAGGCTTTTGGTGCTGAAGCTGCGGCCATAGTCGGCTGTCAACTGTCTCGACACTGTGGAGACAATCTCCTCGCCGTAATTGGCCCGTTGTCCTCCCAGCACTTCGGCTCGGATGCGCTGGCCGATGCGCCAGTGCATCCATGTCAGGCCGGAGTTCACTGCTACCACGGCGGCTTCCCGGGCTTGCTCGATGAGCTGCCGCAGGTCGGTCAACAACTGGGGTGCATCCGGCACGGCCATGGGTGCAGTTGCATTTGTCTTCGGTAGTTTGGTTTCACGCATGCGGACTCCTTGGCTATGCACTATGCCGTTGATGTTCTTCAGGGCGTTGTCTGTTTTGTCCTGAGCGTGTGGTGCGGTGTCTCATGGCAAGTTTTTGCTTCTGATTTCATAGCTGCTTGCGCTTTAAGAATAAGCGCCAGGGGCACTTTTTGAGCATATTTCAGGTGGCTGGGCGTGGGGTCGTTCCTCGCTGGCATCTTCTGCCCTCACCTCTGCCTTTGCCCCACACTCCCCCACGACCCAATCCCTGAACGCCTTCACCAGCGGCGTCTGCGCCCGCGCCTCCGGGTACACGAGGTAATACGCATCCGTGCTCGTCAGCACCTGGTCTGACAGCTCCACCAAACTCCCTGCAGCCAGCTCCTGCTCAATCAAAAAGCGCGGCAGCAGGGCCGCCCCCAGGTGCGAGACCGCAGCCTGCGCAATCATGGCGAAGTGCTCGGACTGCGGGCCGCGCAGGGCCAGGGCCGTGGGCACGCCCACCAGCTCAAACCATTCGGCCCATTGCGTGGGACGAGTGCTTTGCTGCAGCAGCACCACGCGGGTCAAATCCTGCGGGGTGTGGATGCCGTGGCGGTCGCGGTAGGCGGGGCTGCACACGGGCACGGTTTCTTCGTGCATCAGGTATTCGCACACGGCGCCTGCCCAGTGCGGGGTGCCGAAGTGGATGGCAGCGTCGAACGGTGTGCCCGCAAAGTCAAACGGCTCGGTGCGGGCCGAGAAGTTGACCATGGCCTCCGGGTGCAGCGCCATGAAGCCGCCCAGGCGCGGGATGAGCCAGCGGGTGCCCAGCGTGGGCAGCACGGCCAGGTTGAGCAGGCCGTCGGTGCTGGAGAACGCCATGGCTTTTTGTGTGCTGGCCGACAGTTGCTGCAGCACGTTTTGCACGTCGGCCGCGTAGACGCGGCCCGCGTCGGTCAGCACCACACGCTGGCGCACGCGGTGGAAGAGGGCGGTGCCGATCTGATCTTCCAGTTGGCGGATCTGGCGCGACACGGCGCTTTGGGTGAGGTGCAGCTCCTCGGCTGCGCGCGACACGCTCTGGTGGCGTGCCGCCGCCTCAAAGGCCAGCAGGTCGGCGGTGGAGGGCAGGAAGGCGCGGCGCAGCAAGGTCATACCGGGTTATGCATTGGGGGAATGATGATGGGTGCCAAAAATTGAGCCTTTTGAGCCTCTTCCGCGCATTGGGTATGGGGTGGCAGTCCTGATATTTTCAGGTACTTCATTCTGATTTGTGATCAAGTAGTTCCATTTTTTTGCTATCCAGGCTCCTGGGATTGGCGGATATTGGCGCATTCTTTGCGTAGGTTCTCTTGCGCGGATCTGTTTTTCTGCACCCCCTTCACCTTTGCGAGTCGCCATGTCTGCCACCCCTGCCGCCACCCCCCTTGTGTCTGAAGTTGATCAACTGTTGCAACGCCTGGGCGTGCCCCGCGCCGCCTACACCGGCGGCACGCTGGCTGCGCGCTCGCCCATCACGGGCGAGGTGCTGGCCCAGGTGCCACAGCAAAGCCCGACCGATGCCACCGCTGCCATCGGCCGCGCGCATGCGGCCTTTTTGGCATGGCGCAATGTGCCCGCACCGCGCCGGGGCGAGCTGGTGCGCCTGCTGGGCGAAGAGCTGCGCGCCGCCAAGGTTGACCTGGGCCTGCTGGTGACCATTGAGGCGGGCAAGATCCCGTCCGAAGGGCTGGGCGAGGTGCAGGAGATGATCGACATCTGCGACTTTGCCGTGGGCCTGTCGCGCCAGCTGTATGGCCTGACCATTGCCACCGAACGCCCCGGCCACCGCATGATGGAAACTTGGCACCCGTTGGGCGTGTGCGGCGTGATCTCGGCCTTCAACTTCCCCGTGGCCGTGTGGTCATGGAACGCGGCGCTGGCGCTGGTGTGCGGTGATTCGGTGGTGTGGAAGCCGTCTGAAAAGACGCCGCTCACGGCCCTGGCCACGCACGCGATTGCGCAGCGCGCCATCGCACGCTTTGGCGCCGATGCACCCGAGGGCCTGCTGGAGCTGATCGTGGGCCAGCGCGACATTGGCGAGGTGCTGGTGGATGACGCCCGCGTGCCCTTGCTGTCGGCCACGGGCTCCACCGCCATGGGCCGCGCCGTGGGCCCGCGCCTGGCAGCGCGGTTTGCGCGCGGCATCCTGGAGCTGGGCGGCAACAACGCGGCCATCGTGGGGCCCACGGCCGACCTGAACCTGGCCCTGCGCGGCATCGCGTTTGCCGCCATGGGCACGGCAGGCCAGCGCTGCACCACGCTGCGCCGCTTGTTTGTGCACGAAAGCATTTACGACCAACTGGTGCCCCAGCTGGCCAAGGTGTATGCCAACGTGAAGGTAGGCGACCCGCGCACCGCTGGCACGCTGGTAGGCCCGCTGATCGACCGCCCTGCGTTTGACGGCATGCAAAAAGCGCTGGAGCAAAGCCGTGCGCTGGGTGCCACGGTGCACGGTGGTGGCCGTGTGGAAGGCATTGGCGGTGCGGATGCGTACTACGTGCGCCCTGCGCTGGTGGAGCTGCAAAAGCACGAAGGCCCTGCACTGCACGAAACCTTTGCGCCCATCCTGTACGTGGTGCGCTACAGCACCATCGACGAAGCCATCGCCATGAACAACGCCGTGGGCGCAGGCCTGTCGTCGTCCATCTTTACGCTCAACGTGCGCGAGGCCGAGTTGTTCATGTCGGCGGCGGGCTCGGACTGCGGCATTGCCAACGTGAACATTGGCCCCAGCGGTGCCGAGATTGGTGGCGCGTTTGGTGGGGAGAAGGAAACGGGCGGCGGGCGCGAAGCCGGGTCGGACAGCTGGAAGGCCTACATGCGCCGGGCGACGAACACCATCAACTATTCGACCGCGCTGCCACTGGCGCAAGGCGTGACGTTTGATGTGTGAGTGGGAGCAGGGGCTCGGCGCACGGGTTGGAACAGAGGGGCGTGGTGTGGCCGGTTTCAGGCGAAGCCCTCGCTGACGCCCGTGCGCTTTGGGCCAGCACGAAGGGCTTTGTACGCGTTCTGCCCTGGCTTCGGCAAGCTCGGCCTGAACGGTGAGGCAACGGAGAGCAAGGAGCAAGGAACAGGGAACAGTGAGTTTTTTTAGCGCGGTACGACCGCTTTTTATTCTGCCAACGACAACACACTAGGAGACAACAACCATGGCAACTTTCCACAAGACATTCACGGCGCTCGCTGCAGGGCTGGTACTGGCTTGCACGGCCTTGGCGCCAGCGCAGGCACAAACGGCATCCACGCCCACGCTGGAGAAGATCAAGGCATCGGGCAAGGCCGTGCTGGGCGTGCGCGAGACCTCGCCGCCCATGGCCTATGCGCTGGGCGCGAATGAGAAATACGCGGGCTACCACGTCGAGCTGTGCGAGCGGGTGCTCAAGGAGATCGCGCCCGACGCCAAGCTCGAATACATGGCCGTGACGGCGCAAAACACGCTGCCCCTGGTGCAGAACGGCACGCTCGATATCGGCTGTGGCCCCACCACCAACAACACCGCGCGCCAGCAACAAGTGGCGTTTGCAGTGACCACCTACGTGAGCGAAGTGCGCATGGCGGTGCGCAAGGATTCGGACCTGAAGTCCATCAGCCAGCTCGCAGGCCGCACCATTGCCGCATCGACCGGCACCACGGCCGTGCAACTGCTGCGCAAGCAGGAGCGTGCGCTGGGCGGTGCACCCATCAAGACGGTGCTGGGCAAGGACCACCACGAGAGCTTCTTGCTGCTGGAAACCGGCCGCGCCGACGCCTTCGTGCTCGACGACAACCTGCTGGCCGGGATGATCGCCAACTCCAAAGACCCATCGGCCTACCGCATCGTCGGCGAGCCACTGGGCGCCGAGCCGATTGCGCTGCTGTTCCGCAAGGACGACCCGACCTTCAAGGCGGCGGTGGATGGTGTGCTCACCAAGCTCATGCAAAGCGGCGAGATGGAAAAGATCTACACCAAGTGGTTTGTGAACCCCATTCCACCCAAGAACATGAGCCTGAACCTGCCGCTGGGCACCACGCTGCGCCAGCTGTTTGCCACACCCAACGACAAGCCCCTGGAGACCTACCAGCAATGAACGCTCCCATCCCCGCCACGGCCTTCCGCGCGGCCGACCGCCTGGGCGCCATCGGCGTTTCGGAAATCGTGCGCCTGACGCAAGAGGCAAACCAGCTCAAGCGCCAGGGCCAGCCCGTCATCGTGCTGGGCCTGGGCGAGCCCGATTTCGACACGCCAGCCCACATTCTGGAGGCCGCGCAGCAGGCCATGGCGCGGGGGGAGACGCACTACACGGTGCTGGATGGCACGGCAGAACTCAAGGCCGCCATCCAGCACAAGTTCAAGCACGACAACGGGCTGGACTTTCAGCTCAACGAAATCACTGCAGGCGCGGGTGCCAAGCAGATCCTCTACAACGCGCTGATGGCCTCGGTGAACCCGGGCGACGAGGTGATCCTGCCCGCGCCGTACTGGACGTCTTACGCCGACATGGTGCTGATTGCCGGTGGCGTGCCCGTGGTGGTGCCCTGCACCGAAGCCAACGGCTTTCGCATCACGCCCGAACAGCTGGAGGCAGCCATCACGCCGCGCACGCGCTGGGTGTTCATCAACTCGCCCTCCAACCCCAGCGGCGCGGCCTATAGCGCCGAGCAACTGCGCCCGGTGCTGGAGGTGGTGGAGCGCCACCCGCAGGTGTGGTTGCTGGCGGACGACATCTACGAACACATCCTGTACGACGGCCGCGCGTTTGCCACGCCCGCCGCCGTGCTGCCCTCGCTGCGCGATCGCACGCTGACGGTGAACGGTGTCTCCAAAGCCTATGCCATGACCGGTTGGCGCATCGGTTATGGCGCGGGCCCCAAGGCGCTGATTGCCGCCATGGCCGTGGTGCAGAGCCAGGCCACGTCCTGCCCCTCGTCCATCAGCCAGGCGGCGGCCGTGGCGGCGCTGACGGGCCCGCAGGATGTGGTGGTTGAACGTTGCCGAGCGTTTCAAGACCGGCGCGATCTGGTCGTGGCCGCGCTCAATGCCTCACCCGGCCTGCGCTGCCGCGTGCCCGAGGGCGCGTTCTACACCTTTGCCAGTTGCGAAGGCGTGCTGGGCCGCACCACGCCGGGCGGCATGCTGCTGCGCACCGATGCCGACTTTTGCGCCTACCTGCTGCGCGAACACCATGTGGCCGTGGTGCCCGGCGGTGTGCTGGGGCTGGCGCCATACTTCCGCATCTCTTACGCTGCTTCTACCGCTGACTTGCAAGAGGCCTGCACGCGCATCCAACGTGCCTGCCAGGCGCTGTTCTGAATTTTTGATCCGATACCGCAGACATGAACACTTCGTCCCTCACCCCTCGCACGGGCGGCCAGATTCTGGTCAGCCAGCTCATCACCCATGGCGTCAAGCAGCTCTTTTGCGTGCCCGGCGAAAGTTATCTGGCCGTGCTCGACGCCCTGCACGATGCCGATATCGGCGTGACGGTGTGCCGCCAGGAGGGCGGCGCGGCCATGATGGCCGAGGCGCAGGGCAAGCTCACGGGCCAGCCCGGCATCTGCTTTGTGACGCGCGGGCCCGGCGCCACCAATGCGTCGGCCGGTGTACACATTGCGCACCAGGACTCGACCCCTATGATCCTGTTTGTGGGCCAGGTGGCCCGCAATGCCATGGGGCGTGAGGCGTTTCAGGAGCTGGACTACAGCGCCGTGTTTGGCACCATGGCCAAGTGGGTGGTGCAGATTGATGACCCGGCGCGTGTGCCCGAGCTCGTCTCGCGGGCCTTCCACGTCGCCACATCCGGCCGCCCCGGCCCTGTGGTGGTGGCGCTGCCCGAAGACATGCTGACCGAAGCGGCCATGGTGGCCGATGCGTTGCCCTACCAGGTGACGGAGACACACCCCGGCGCCGCGCAGATGGCCGAGCTTGCCCAGCGCCTGCAAGCCGCCAAGAGCCCTGTGGCCATCGTGGGTGGCAGCCGCTGGTCTGAGCAAGCTGTGCGCGAGTTCACTGCGTTTGCAGAGGCCTGGTCGATTCCTGTGTACTGCTCGTTCCGCCGCCAGATGCTGTTCCCGGCCACGCACGCCTGCTATGGCGGCGATCTGGGCCTGGGTGTGAACCCCAAGCTGCTGGCGCGCATCAAGGCATCCGATTTGGTGCTGGTGGTGGGCGGGCGGCTGTCGGAAGTGCCCTCGCAAGGCTACGAGCTGTTCGACATCCCCACGCCCGCGCAGCCCCTGGTGCATGTGCATGCCGATGCCGATGAGTTGGGCAAGCTCTACCGCCCCACCCAGGCCATCCACGCCACGCCACAGGCATTCACCGCAGCGCTCAACGCGGTGCGCCCCACAGCCGCCGTGCCGTGGAAGGCCCACACCCAGGCCGCCCACGCCGAATACCTGGCCTGGAGCGACCCGGCGCCCATTCGCATCCCCGGCAACTTGCAGATGGGCGAGGTGATGCAGCACCTCAAAGACGTACTGCCGGCCGACACCATCTTCTGCAACGGCGCGGGCAACTTTGCCACGTGGATCCACCGCTTCTGGCCGTTCACCACCTACGCCAGCCAATTGGCTCCCACCAGTGGATCGATGGGCTACGGCCTGCCTGCGGGCGTGGGCGGCAAGCGCCTGTGGCCGCAGCGCGAGGTGGTGATCTTCGCGGGCGACGGCGACTTTTTGATGCACGGCCAGGAGTTTGCGACCGCCGTGCAGTACGGCCTGCCCATCATCGTGGTGCTGCTGGACAACGCCATGTACGGCACCATCCGCATGCACCAGGAGCGCGAGTATCCCGGCCGCGTCAGCGCCACGCAGCTCAAGAACCCCGACTTCAAGGCCTACGCCCAGGCCTTTGGCGGCCACGGCGAGCGTGTGGAGCACACTGCAGAATTCGCCCCCGCCCTGGCCCGCGCGCGCGCCAGCGGCCTGCCCAGCGTATTGCACTGCCTGATCGACCCCGAGGCCATTACGCCCACGGGCACGCTGCAGGGTATTCGGAGCGCGGCGTTGGCGAAGCAGTAAACCATTCATAGAAGTTTGTTAAATAGGTTTTTCTTGCTTCTATGAATAAATAGGCGGCTTTGACTCTCTATCGAGCGCTGTGGGCGGCGCTTAATATTCATAGATTTGCTTAAAAACCAATTTTTGCTACATTCTATGAATGCCCAAGCAAAACACCAGCCCTGCTGATTACCCGCATGCCGTCTTGCAGCAGATTGAACTGCTGGGCCAACACATCGCCATCGCCCGCAAGCGGCGGGGAGAGACGCAGGCCCAGTGGGCGCGGCGGCTGGGGGTGTCTCAGCCCACCATGGCACGCATTGAGCGGGGCGATCCTTCTGTGGCCATGGCCAGCTATGTGATGTGCATGTGGCTGGTGAATCCGGCGGTGGCCGTGGCCGATTTGGTTGCGCCCCAACAAGACCATGCGGCGCTGGAGCGGGAGGTCACGAGGGCTCGCGGTCCGCGCAAATCGGCCAAAAGCGTTGCGCGCCCTGGTGCCAGTACAGTGGCTGCGCCTGTGCCGTCTCGGTCTGTCCCGGCGGCGGCAGTCGGCTTGGCTGCGCTCATTCAACCCGGCCTTTCAAAGGCCCCGCGATGAAGTCGCGCGTGGGTGTGAATCCCCGCAGCTATGTGCCGCAAGACCAGCTTTACCTGTGGGCGCTGGTGAACCCCGCGCAGCCCACATTGGTGGGCGCGTTGCGCTTGTCCCAGCTCGTGGCCGACTGCGCCACCTTCCACTATGCCGAAGAGTGGTGGCACTTTCCGCTCAGTGAGGACTTGCCTTTGGTGGCTGAGCAGGAGTTCACCGCAGGCGAGCGCAACAGCGCCCCCGGTGCCATTGACGATGCCCGGCCCGACCGCTGGGGCGAGCGCATCATCCGGCATGTGGACCGGCCCGCGCGCCTGTCGATCTTGGAGATGCTGCTGTTTGCGGGTGATGACCGTTTTGGTGCGCTGGGTGTTTCGGTCTCTGCGGATCGGTACGTGCCACGCTCACTGGGGCCTTATCCCCAACTGCGGGACTTGGCGCAGCTAAGCGCCGCCATGGAAGACCTGCAGACCCAGGCCCCGGTGACCGCTGAAATGCAGCGCCTTATTCAACCCGGTGTGACGTTGGGCGGCGCACGGCCCAAGGCTCTGCTGCAAACCGATGCGGGGCCTTGCGTCATCAAGTTCAGTGAGCTGGACGATGCGGTGGACACGCCGCTGGTCGAACACGCCACCATGACGCTGGCCGCCCAGGCAGGCATCCGCGTGGCTGCTACGGGTGTGCTGCCCATTCCAGCACGGCATGGCAAGGCGCGTCATGCGTTGACGATTGAGCGTTTTGACAGAGTGGGTGGGTACCGCCTGCATTGCCTGTCGGCCCGCACGGCGCTGCGTGCTGCGCGGCTGCCTGAGAGCTATAGCGCGCTGGCCACGGTGCTGCTGCGACTGGCCCACCCCGACACACAGGTGGCGCAGCGTGAAGAGTTGTTCAAGCGCATGGTGTTCAACATCTTCATGGACAACACCGACGACCATGAGCGCAACCACAGTCTGCGCTTGGGGCTGGATGGCTACCACGAGCTGACCCCTGCGTACGACGTGGTGCCCACGCTGCAAAACCTGGGTTACCAGCAGATGGTGGTGGGTCGCGAAGGTGCTGTATCCAGCCTGGAGAACGCGCTGACTGAGCTGCGTGAATTCGGCATCAAACGCGCGCGTGCCATGGAGCTTATCCAGCAGGTCGCACGCGTGGTGAACGGATGGCAAGACCATTTTGTGAAGCAGGGCGTGTGCCGTGCAGATATGGAGCAGCTGCAAGCCAGCATCGACCGAGAGGCATTGCAAACCCAAAGGGCGGCTTTTCTCTAACTCGCAGCTTGTGATGTTGGTGGCAGCAGCCTGTCAACGCGCCGCGCACAATATCGGCTGTGACCGTTCCTGACCCCGAAACCGCCCTCGATAGCCCGGCCGCTGCAACCCAGCCCGACGGCAAGCTGCGCCGCATTGCGCACCTGGACATGGATGCGTTCTATGCCTCGGTGGAGTTGCTGCGCTACCCGCAACTCAAAGGGTTGCCTGTGGTGATTGGCGGCGGTCGGCGTAAGGTGGACGATTTGCTGCTGCAAAGTCCCGATGGCTCGGGGCCACGGGAGCCGTGTTTCATCCCGGTGGAGGACTTTCCTCTGCTCAAAGACTACGTGGGCCGGGGCGTCATCACCACGGCCACCTATGCTGCGCGGCAGTTCGGTGTGGGTTCGGCCATGGGCATGATGAAAGCGGCCCGGCTGTGCCCGCAGGCCATCGTGCTGCCGGTGGATTTTGACGAAGTGCGGCGCTTCTCGCGCCTGTTCAAAAGCACCATCACCGAGATTGCCCCCGTGATGCAGGACCGGGGTGTGGACGAGGTGTATATCGACTTCACCGACGTGCCCGGTGGCCAGCGCGAAGGCGGGCGTGTGCTGGCGCGGCTCATCCAGAAAAGCATTTTTGAGACGACAGGGCTGACCTGCTCGATCGGCGTGGCGCCTAACCGGTTGCTGGCCAAGATGGCGAGCGAGTTCAACAAGCCCAACGGTATTTCTATCGTCTATAAGGAAGACCTGCAGGGCAAGATCTGGCCGCTGAACGTGCGCAAGATCAACGGCATCGGCCCCAAGGCGGGCGAGAAGCTGGCGCGCCTGGGCATAGAGACCATTGGGCAACTGGCAGCGCAGGACCCGCAGTGGCTCATGGGTCACTTTGGCAAGTCCACCGGGGCCTGGATGCACCGCGTGGCCTGGGGCCGCGAC
It contains:
- a CDS encoding aldehyde dehydrogenase family protein, which codes for MSATPAATPLVSEVDQLLQRLGVPRAAYTGGTLAARSPITGEVLAQVPQQSPTDATAAIGRAHAAFLAWRNVPAPRRGELVRLLGEELRAAKVDLGLLVTIEAGKIPSEGLGEVQEMIDICDFAVGLSRQLYGLTIATERPGHRMMETWHPLGVCGVISAFNFPVAVWSWNAALALVCGDSVVWKPSEKTPLTALATHAIAQRAIARFGADAPEGLLELIVGQRDIGEVLVDDARVPLLSATGSTAMGRAVGPRLAARFARGILELGGNNAAIVGPTADLNLALRGIAFAAMGTAGQRCTTLRRLFVHESIYDQLVPQLAKVYANVKVGDPRTAGTLVGPLIDRPAFDGMQKALEQSRALGATVHGGGRVEGIGGADAYYVRPALVELQKHEGPALHETFAPILYVVRYSTIDEAIAMNNAVGAGLSSSIFTLNVREAELFMSAAGSDCGIANVNIGPSGAEIGGAFGGEKETGGGREAGSDSWKAYMRRATNTINYSTALPLAQGVTFDV
- a CDS encoding amino acid ABC transporter substrate-binding protein, with amino-acid sequence MATFHKTFTALAAGLVLACTALAPAQAQTASTPTLEKIKASGKAVLGVRETSPPMAYALGANEKYAGYHVELCERVLKEIAPDAKLEYMAVTAQNTLPLVQNGTLDIGCGPTTNNTARQQQVAFAVTTYVSEVRMAVRKDSDLKSISQLAGRTIAASTGTTAVQLLRKQERALGGAPIKTVLGKDHHESFLLLETGRADAFVLDDNLLAGMIANSKDPSAYRIVGEPLGAEPIALLFRKDDPTFKAAVDGVLTKLMQSGEMEKIYTKWFVNPIPPKNMSLNLPLGTTLRQLFATPNDKPLETYQQ
- a CDS encoding pyridoxal phosphate-dependent aminotransferase, which gives rise to MNAPIPATAFRAADRLGAIGVSEIVRLTQEANQLKRQGQPVIVLGLGEPDFDTPAHILEAAQQAMARGETHYTVLDGTAELKAAIQHKFKHDNGLDFQLNEITAGAGAKQILYNALMASVNPGDEVILPAPYWTSYADMVLIAGGVPVVVPCTEANGFRITPEQLEAAITPRTRWVFINSPSNPSGAAYSAEQLRPVLEVVERHPQVWLLADDIYEHILYDGRAFATPAAVLPSLRDRTLTVNGVSKAYAMTGWRIGYGAGPKALIAAMAVVQSQATSCPSSISQAAAVAALTGPQDVVVERCRAFQDRRDLVVAALNASPGLRCRVPEGAFYTFASCEGVLGRTTPGGMLLRTDADFCAYLLREHHVAVVPGGVLGLAPYFRISYAASTADLQEACTRIQRACQALF
- a CDS encoding thiamine pyrophosphate-binding protein encodes the protein MNTSSLTPRTGGQILVSQLITHGVKQLFCVPGESYLAVLDALHDADIGVTVCRQEGGAAMMAEAQGKLTGQPGICFVTRGPGATNASAGVHIAHQDSTPMILFVGQVARNAMGREAFQELDYSAVFGTMAKWVVQIDDPARVPELVSRAFHVATSGRPGPVVVALPEDMLTEAAMVADALPYQVTETHPGAAQMAELAQRLQAAKSPVAIVGGSRWSEQAVREFTAFAEAWSIPVYCSFRRQMLFPATHACYGGDLGLGVNPKLLARIKASDLVLVVGGRLSEVPSQGYELFDIPTPAQPLVHVHADADELGKLYRPTQAIHATPQAFTAALNAVRPTAAVPWKAHTQAAHAEYLAWSDPAPIRIPGNLQMGEVMQHLKDVLPADTIFCNGAGNFATWIHRFWPFTTYASQLAPTSGSMGYGLPAGVGGKRLWPQREVVIFAGDGDFLMHGQEFATAVQYGLPIIVVLLDNAMYGTIRMHQEREYPGRVSATQLKNPDFKAYAQAFGGHGERVEHTAEFAPALARARASGLPSVLHCLIDPEAITPTGTLQGIRSAALAKQ
- a CDS encoding helix-turn-helix transcriptional regulator, whose amino-acid sequence is MPKQNTSPADYPHAVLQQIELLGQHIAIARKRRGETQAQWARRLGVSQPTMARIERGDPSVAMASYVMCMWLVNPAVAVADLVAPQQDHAALEREVTRARGPRKSAKSVARPGASTVAAPVPSRSVPAAAVGLAALIQPGLSKAPR